The following are encoded in a window of Bradyrhizobium sp. WBOS07 genomic DNA:
- a CDS encoding HoxN/HupN/NixA family nickel/cobalt transporter — translation MEQAVRRSLRAIETGTLVLFGGLVAANIAAWTWAFALFGDRPTLLATALLAWVFGLRHAVDADHIAAIDNVVRKLMQTGGAPQSVGLYFALGHSTVVVVATLLLAFGVVSLGGDSLLREIGGLIGTSVSALFLLVIAAINLVIFVGLWRTFRAAREQGVHDAEGLERLLASRGVLARLLGPLFRLVTKPWHMYPLGFLFGLGFDTATEIGLLSISATEAARGASLANILVFPALFAAGMALVDTADSALMVSAYRWAFVDPLRKLWYNLTITGASVAVALLIGGIEALGLAADRLGLSGTMWTLVEGLNESLANVGFAVVALFAIAWLVSVVLYRRIFGSGRPLATAEALECADATEAA, via the coding sequence ATGGAGCAAGCGGTGAGGCGGAGTTTGCGGGCGATCGAAACCGGCACGCTGGTGCTGTTCGGCGGGCTCGTCGCCGCCAACATCGCGGCATGGACCTGGGCCTTCGCCCTGTTCGGCGACCGGCCGACGTTGCTGGCGACGGCGCTGCTGGCCTGGGTGTTCGGTCTGCGCCACGCCGTCGATGCCGATCACATCGCCGCCATCGACAACGTCGTGCGCAAGCTGATGCAGACAGGTGGCGCGCCGCAGAGCGTCGGCCTCTATTTTGCGCTCGGCCATTCCACAGTCGTCGTGGTCGCGACCTTGTTGCTTGCGTTCGGCGTGGTGAGCCTTGGCGGCGACAGCCTGCTCCGGGAGATCGGCGGCCTGATCGGCACGTCGGTGTCGGCGCTGTTCCTGCTCGTGATCGCGGCCATCAATCTCGTCATCTTCGTCGGCCTGTGGCGGACGTTTCGCGCCGCACGGGAGCAGGGGGTTCACGACGCTGAAGGGCTGGAGAGGCTGCTCGCCAGTCGCGGCGTTCTCGCCCGACTGCTCGGGCCGCTGTTCCGCCTGGTCACGAAACCCTGGCACATGTATCCGCTCGGATTCCTGTTCGGACTGGGCTTCGACACGGCGACCGAGATCGGCCTGCTCAGCATCTCCGCCACCGAAGCCGCGCGCGGCGCTTCGCTCGCGAACATCCTGGTCTTCCCTGCGCTGTTCGCGGCCGGCATGGCGCTGGTCGACACTGCCGATTCCGCGCTGATGGTGAGCGCCTATCGCTGGGCGTTCGTCGATCCCCTGCGCAAGCTCTGGTACAACCTCACGATCACCGGCGCCTCCGTGGCGGTCGCGCTGCTGATCGGCGGCATCGAGGCGCTCGGCCTGGCCGCCGACCGGCTCGGCCTGTCGGGGACGATGTGGACACTGGTCGAGGGCCTCAACGAGTCGCTCGCCAATGTCGGCTTCGCCGTGGTCGCGCTGTTTGCGATCGCCTGGCTGGTCTCGGTCGTGCTCTATCGTCGCATCTTCGGGAGCGGCCGGCCCCTGGCCACCGCGGAAGCTCTGGAATGCGCCGATGCGACCGAAGCGGCGTGA
- a CDS encoding TonB-dependent receptor — protein MRPKRREPGRGGALTALSALLLLADDGRALAQSSPTSGELPPIEIAGGETSARKKPAAARRTGKPPAAGQRILVYPAAAQGADVRSVASGAKRQPGMASEITVSGEEVNARPFTRPGEALEAVPGLIVTQHSGEGKANQYFLRGYNLDHGTDLAISVDGVPVNMRTHGHGQGYADLNWLIPETIAAVDVRKGPYFADEGDFASVGSVHVGLIDRTRTLAQVTVGSFGYRRMLGMDSAKLGDGTLLVAGEIGTYNGPWDNPDNVRKLNGLVRYSQGTATDGVSVTGMAYTNAWNSTDQVPQRAITGGLLDRFGSEDPTDGGNANRFALSGRIAQTDELGSWRANAYVVKSQLDLFNNFTYYLSDPVLGDQFRQRDDRLMAGANVSRTLDGSFAGLPMQTTLGLQSRYDAIDLALTNTFQRGFLSNVRSDKVGEGSVGLYAENTVRWTDWLRTTVGWRGDYYAADVTSRFNAGNSGRADAALGSPKFRMVLGPFRQTEFFLGAGYGMHSNDARGATTTEDPSDPATRLTPSPLLVRTKGAEVGVRSRIVPGLDTSLSVFILDQDSEILFAGDAGDTSATRASRRYGFEWTNHYRPRSWIDIDADLAMTHARFRGYDSEQAEVYASLAGYPEAQVGNAPGNYIPNAPAMVASAGVTLGERTGWFGTLRWRYLESSPLTEDNAFRSSAISIFNGRLGYRMDNGWRLQLDVLNLFDTRANQITYAYGSLLKTDTLYNLCTSGTAPASVCQNGVMDYVLHPVEPLTFRVTIAGAF, from the coding sequence ATGCGACCGAAGCGGCGTGAGCCCGGTCGTGGCGGCGCGCTGACGGCACTCTCGGCCCTGCTGTTGCTCGCCGACGACGGCCGCGCCCTGGCGCAGAGCAGTCCGACCTCGGGCGAGCTGCCGCCAATCGAGATCGCTGGCGGCGAAACGTCGGCGCGAAAGAAGCCGGCTGCAGCGCGCCGCACCGGCAAGCCGCCCGCGGCCGGCCAACGCATCCTTGTGTATCCAGCGGCGGCGCAGGGCGCGGATGTCCGCAGCGTTGCCTCGGGTGCGAAGCGCCAGCCCGGCATGGCCAGCGAGATCACCGTCTCGGGCGAGGAGGTCAACGCCCGCCCTTTCACGCGGCCGGGCGAAGCGCTCGAAGCGGTGCCGGGTCTCATCGTGACGCAGCATTCCGGCGAGGGCAAAGCCAACCAGTATTTTTTGCGCGGCTACAATCTCGATCACGGGACCGACCTTGCCATCAGCGTCGACGGCGTCCCCGTCAACATGCGCACCCATGGGCACGGCCAGGGCTATGCCGATCTCAACTGGCTGATCCCGGAAACCATCGCGGCGGTGGACGTGCGCAAGGGTCCTTACTTCGCCGACGAAGGCGATTTCGCCTCGGTCGGCAGCGTCCATGTCGGCCTGATCGACCGCACCAGGACACTGGCGCAGGTCACCGTCGGCAGCTTCGGCTATCGCCGCATGCTCGGCATGGATTCCGCAAAGCTCGGCGACGGCACGTTGCTCGTGGCCGGCGAGATCGGCACCTACAACGGTCCGTGGGACAATCCGGACAATGTGCGAAAGCTCAACGGTCTCGTGCGCTACAGCCAGGGCACCGCGACCGATGGCGTGTCCGTCACCGGCATGGCCTACACCAACGCCTGGAATTCGACCGATCAGGTGCCGCAGCGCGCGATCACCGGCGGCTTGCTCGATCGGTTCGGCTCGGAGGATCCGACCGACGGCGGCAACGCCAACCGGTTTGCATTGTCAGGCCGCATTGCGCAGACCGACGAACTCGGCTCCTGGCGAGCGAACGCCTATGTGGTGAAGAGCCAGCTCGATCTCTTCAACAACTTCACCTACTACCTCAGCGATCCCGTGCTCGGCGATCAGTTTCGCCAGCGCGACGATCGCCTGATGGCGGGCGCCAATGTCTCGCGCACGCTGGACGGCTCATTTGCCGGCCTGCCGATGCAGACCACCCTCGGCCTGCAATCGCGCTATGATGCGATCGACCTCGCGCTCACCAACACCTTCCAGCGCGGCTTCCTCTCCAACGTCCGCAGCGACAAGGTCGGCGAGGGCAGCGTCGGTCTCTACGCCGAGAACACGGTGCGCTGGACCGACTGGCTCAGAACGACGGTGGGCTGGCGCGGCGATTATTATGCCGCCGACGTCACCTCACGGTTCAATGCCGGCAATTCCGGCCGCGCCGACGCCGCGCTCGGCAGCCCGAAATTCAGGATGGTGCTCGGTCCGTTCCGCCAGACCGAGTTCTTCCTCGGCGCCGGCTACGGCATGCACTCCAACGATGCCCGCGGCGCGACCACGACCGAGGACCCCAGCGATCCCGCGACGAGGCTCACGCCGTCGCCGCTCCTGGTGCGGACCAAAGGCGCGGAGGTCGGCGTGCGCAGCAGGATCGTGCCGGGCCTCGACACCTCGCTCAGCGTCTTCATCCTGGATCAGGATTCCGAGATCCTTTTCGCGGGCGATGCCGGCGACACGTCGGCGACCCGCGCCAGCCGCCGCTACGGCTTTGAGTGGACCAACCATTATCGGCCGAGATCGTGGATCGACATCGATGCCGATCTCGCCATGACCCATGCCCGCTTCCGCGGCTATGACAGCGAGCAGGCCGAGGTCTATGCCTCGCTCGCCGGTTATCCCGAGGCGCAGGTCGGCAACGCACCCGGCAACTACATTCCGAACGCGCCGGCGATGGTGGCGTCGGCCGGCGTCACGCTGGGCGAGAGGACCGGCTGGTTCGGAACCTTGCGCTGGCGCTACCTGGAGTCGAGCCCGCTGACGGAGGACAACGCGTTCCGCTCCTCCGCGATCAGCATCTTCAACGGCCGTCTCGGCTATCGCATGGACAACGGCTGGCGCCTCCAGCTCGACGTGCTCAACCTCTTCGACACCAGGGCGAACCAGATCACCTATGCCTATGGCTCGCTGCTCAAGACCGATACGCTCTACAACCTCTGCACATCGGGCACCGCGCCGGCTTCGGTCTGTCAGAACGGCGTGATGGACTACGTGCTGCATCCCGTGGAGCCGTTGACGTTCCGGGTTACCATCGCCGGGGCGTTCTAG
- a CDS encoding HupU protein, with translation MSRSDAMTNVLWLQGASCGGCTMSILESGASGWFDELRQFGVNLLWHPSVSEETGEEAVDILQSVLEGKVRLDLLLLEGSVARGPNDTGRFNMLAGTNRSIYRWMLDLAPHAGYVIAVGSCAAYGGVPAAGSNPTDAVGLQFEGTDSGGALGAAFRSRLGLPVINVAGCAPHPGWMMETILALTARDIAASDLDGYGRPKFVANHLAHHGCSRNEFYEFKASAETMSERGCLMEHLGCKATQAVGDCNQRSWNGGGSCTKGGYACIACTSPGFEGAQNFLATAKLAGIPVGLPTDMPKAWFVALAALSKSATPRRVRLNATADHVVVPPGRATTKTKP, from the coding sequence ATGAGCCGATCCGATGCAATGACCAACGTGCTCTGGCTGCAGGGCGCCAGTTGCGGCGGCTGCACCATGTCGATCCTCGAAAGCGGCGCCTCGGGCTGGTTCGACGAGCTCCGGCAGTTCGGCGTCAATCTGCTGTGGCATCCGTCCGTCAGCGAGGAGACCGGCGAGGAGGCGGTCGACATCCTGCAATCCGTGCTCGAGGGCAAGGTGCGGCTCGACCTTCTCTTGCTGGAAGGATCCGTCGCCCGTGGACCGAACGACACCGGCCGCTTCAACATGCTCGCGGGAACCAACCGTTCAATCTACCGCTGGATGTTGGATCTCGCGCCGCACGCCGGCTATGTGATCGCGGTCGGAAGCTGCGCGGCCTATGGCGGCGTGCCGGCCGCAGGATCGAACCCGACCGATGCCGTCGGCCTGCAGTTCGAGGGAACCGATAGCGGCGGCGCGCTGGGGGCGGCGTTCCGCTCGCGGCTCGGCCTTCCCGTCATCAATGTCGCGGGCTGTGCGCCGCATCCGGGCTGGATGATGGAAACCATCTTGGCGCTGACCGCCAGGGATATTGCGGCGAGTGATCTCGACGGATACGGACGGCCGAAATTCGTCGCCAATCATCTGGCCCATCATGGCTGCTCTCGCAACGAGTTTTACGAGTTCAAGGCAAGTGCCGAGACCATGTCGGAGCGCGGCTGCCTGATGGAGCATCTCGGTTGCAAGGCGACGCAGGCGGTGGGCGACTGCAACCAGCGCTCCTGGAACGGCGGCGGCTCCTGCACCAAGGGCGGCTATGCCTGCATCGCCTGCACGTCGCCGGGATTCGAGGGTGCCCAGAACTTCCTGGCGACCGCGAAGCTTGCCGGCATTCCGGTCGGCCTGCCGACCGACATGCCGAAGGCCTGGTTCGTTGCGCTCGCCGCGCTGTCGAAATCTGCGACGCCGCGCCGCGTGCGGCTGAACGCAACTGCCGATCATGTCGTCGTGCCGCCGGGCCGCGCGACGACCAAGACCAAGCCATGA
- a CDS encoding DUF3422 domain-containing protein, which yields MNRDLDLAEFELHPQRSAVLAEVHARPFTRLTAPVTVLRFAFLGQGEVAAADRREFVAFCTSHGQAPPEDGTKHHQVTIGTTQLRWEQHSEFSTFTWILGGSGTSARRFGEIGAESAALIRSLRQSGQLLVAVKLEVEQTSAALERAQQLFERGSLAIAAVRSGPAVVASDFRADDQGFVRILVCNDGLSPGRLGALVQRVLEIETYRTLALLGLPAALELAPSVDHIGRRLVEVLEEMQGAEDLKLNNHLLTELTALAASLERGAAGSLFRFGASRAYNEIVQARLAVIEGGEIAGYPTWSSFLARRMAPAMRTCATMEDRQADLSIKLARAADLLRTRVDVELEEQNRDLLRSMNDRTRLQLRLQSTVEGLSVAAIGYYVVSLFGYLAKGAHDGGLHVEPSLATAIFVPIAVAVIWIVTRNIRRRHLKHDEISGAHD from the coding sequence ATGAACCGTGACCTCGATCTCGCCGAGTTTGAACTGCATCCGCAGCGCAGCGCGGTGCTGGCCGAGGTGCATGCTCGCCCATTCACCCGGCTGACGGCGCCGGTCACGGTGCTCCGCTTTGCTTTTCTGGGTCAGGGCGAGGTCGCGGCGGCAGACCGGCGAGAGTTCGTGGCGTTCTGCACCTCGCACGGGCAGGCGCCGCCGGAGGACGGGACCAAGCATCACCAGGTGACGATCGGCACCACCCAGCTGCGCTGGGAGCAGCATTCGGAGTTCAGCACCTTCACCTGGATCCTGGGCGGCTCCGGGACGTCGGCTCGCAGGTTCGGCGAGATCGGCGCCGAGTCCGCCGCGCTGATCCGGTCGCTGCGGCAATCAGGGCAATTGCTGGTCGCGGTCAAGCTCGAGGTCGAGCAGACCTCGGCGGCCCTGGAGCGCGCGCAGCAGCTGTTCGAAAGAGGCAGCCTCGCCATCGCGGCGGTCCGCAGCGGGCCCGCGGTCGTCGCGTCCGACTTTCGCGCCGACGATCAGGGCTTCGTTCGTATCCTCGTCTGCAACGACGGCTTGTCGCCGGGCCGGCTCGGCGCCCTGGTGCAGCGCGTGCTGGAGATCGAGACCTATCGCACGCTGGCGCTGCTCGGTCTGCCCGCTGCGCTCGAGCTTGCGCCCTCCGTCGATCATATCGGCCGGCGTCTCGTCGAAGTGCTCGAGGAGATGCAAGGCGCCGAAGACCTCAAGCTCAACAATCATCTCTTGACGGAACTGACCGCATTGGCGGCTTCGCTCGAACGGGGCGCGGCCGGCAGCCTGTTTCGGTTCGGCGCCAGCCGGGCCTACAACGAGATCGTGCAGGCTCGCCTCGCGGTGATCGAAGGCGGCGAGATCGCGGGCTATCCGACCTGGTCCTCCTTCCTCGCCCGCCGCATGGCACCGGCCATGCGCACCTGTGCGACGATGGAGGACCGGCAGGCCGACCTGTCGATCAAGCTCGCGCGCGCGGCCGATTTGTTGCGGACGCGCGTCGACGTCGAGCTCGAGGAGCAGAACCGCGATCTGCTGCGCTCGATGAACGACCGCACCCGGTTGCAATTGAGGCTGCAGAGCACGGTCGAAGGCTTGTCGGTGGCGGCCATCGGCTATTACGTCGTCAGCCTGTTCGGCTATCTCGCCAAGGGCGCCCATGACGGCGGCCTTCATGTCGAGCCTTCGCTGGCAACCGCGATCTTCGTGCCGATCGCCGTGGCGGTGATCTGGATCGTCACCCGCAATATCCGCAGGCGGCACTTGAAGCATGACGAAATATCCGGCGCTCACGATTGA